In a single window of the Terriglobus roseus genome:
- a CDS encoding secretin N-terminal domain-containing protein, giving the protein MKISLATTALCVLLLPSGAASAQSAVATTNAPAPPQQTGPHILRTFHLHYTDTQADQNEIVTAIRNLSSPQLRVYLVPSRNEIAANGSPEDLKMIEDLLAKLDVPHKLYRLTYTFTESDGGKRIGVSRYAMTLAPGQRMQMKQGSRVPLVTGSVGHDAQPMKQTQYIDVGLNFDSEVEEYGAGIRLKSMVEQSSVAEEKSGMGPEDPVIRQTKVEGVSILTEGKSMSLGELDVVGSTRHMQVDAVIEAVK; this is encoded by the coding sequence CACTCTGTGTGCTCCTGCTCCCAAGTGGCGCCGCATCCGCCCAGTCGGCGGTAGCTACCACCAACGCGCCAGCACCGCCACAGCAGACGGGGCCGCACATCCTGCGCACCTTCCACCTGCATTACACCGATACGCAGGCGGATCAGAACGAGATCGTCACAGCCATCCGGAACCTCTCGTCGCCGCAACTGCGGGTCTACCTGGTTCCGTCGCGCAACGAGATTGCAGCGAATGGCAGCCCTGAAGACCTGAAGATGATCGAAGATCTGCTTGCCAAGCTTGATGTTCCGCACAAACTCTATCGACTCACTTATACCTTCACGGAGAGCGACGGAGGCAAGCGCATCGGTGTGTCGCGCTACGCTATGACGCTCGCGCCGGGGCAGCGCATGCAGATGAAGCAGGGTAGCCGCGTGCCCTTGGTCACCGGTTCCGTAGGACATGATGCCCAACCAATGAAGCAGACACAATACATCGACGTCGGGCTCAACTTCGACTCTGAGGTCGAGGAGTATGGTGCGGGGATCCGACTGAAATCAATGGTGGAACAATCCTCGGTGGCTGAAGAGAAGTCCGGCATGGGGCCGGAAGATCCCGTAATCCGGCAGACCAAGGTTGAGGGAGTTTCAATCCTCACGGAGGGAAAGTCGATGTCGCTTGGAGAACTGGACGTCGTAGGCAGCACCCGCCACATGCAGGTAGATGCGGTGATCGAAGCCGTGAAGTAA